The Rhodococcus triatomae genome includes a window with the following:
- the odhI gene encoding oxoglutarate dehydrogenase inhibitor Odhl encodes MSENGNDAAYGETPAETTSVFRADFLNELDNSSAATGAEAPVSGVEGLPAGSALLVVKRGPNAGSRFLLDQPTTSAGRHPDSDIFLDDVTVSRRHAEFRQDDDEFQVVDVGSLNGTYVNREPVDSAVLVNGDEVQIGKFRLVFLTGPRPTGGSQIGETPAGAGSQ; translated from the coding sequence GTGAGCGAGAACGGGAACGACGCGGCATACGGGGAGACGCCGGCGGAGACCACTTCGGTCTTCCGCGCAGATTTTCTCAACGAGCTCGACAACTCCTCGGCCGCTACCGGTGCGGAGGCACCGGTCTCCGGCGTCGAAGGGCTCCCCGCCGGTTCCGCGCTTCTGGTCGTCAAGCGCGGCCCCAACGCGGGTTCGCGGTTCCTGCTCGACCAGCCGACCACCTCGGCCGGTCGTCACCCGGACAGCGACATCTTCCTCGACGACGTGACGGTCAGCCGTCGGCATGCGGAGTTCCGCCAGGACGACGACGAATTCCAGGTCGTCGACGTGGGCAGCCTCAACGGCACCTACGTCAACCGGGAGCCCGTCGACTCCGCGGTACTGGTCAACGGTGACGAGGTGCAGATCGGTAAGTTCCGCCTGGTGTTCCTGACCGGTCCCCGTCCGACGGGCGGATCGCAGATCGGTGAGACACCGGCTGGTGCAGGTAGCCAGTGA
- the gcvP gene encoding aminomethyl-transferring glycine dehydrogenase codes for MTDAENLSFADRHVGPDEGELARILDVVGVAGLDQLATSAVPAAILDGAEGGIPDGLAALPAPVGEHEALAELRSLAESNTVATSMIGLGYHDTLTPPVLLRNIIENPAWYTAYTPYQPEISQGRLEALLNFQTMVADLTGMEIANSSMLDEATAAAEAMTLLRRANKNTSPRFVVDVDVFPQTRAVLATRAEPLGIEIVDADLTAGLPDGEFFGVLAQVPGSSGRLVDHRDLVAAAHERGALVAVGADLLALTLITPPGEYGADTCFGTTQRFGVPMGFGGPHAGYLAVHATLARQLPGRLVGVSVDADGDTAYRLALQTREQHIRREKATSNICTAQVLLAVLAAMYASYHGAEGLRAIAQRIANRAETLATTLRAAGVDVVHEAFFDTVLTRVPGRAADVVAAAKDAGINLRHVDDDHVGIACDEATTAAHVTAVAAAFGAAGVANVGGNAVPAALARTTDYLRHEAFTRYRTETAMLRYLRALSDKDIALDRSMIPLGSCTMKLNATAEMESITWPGFAGLHPFAPESDTPGIRRIVADLETWLAAVTGYDAVSMQPNAGSQGEYAGLLAIRAYHLSRGDDHRDVCLIPSSAHGTNAASAVMAGMKVVVVACRSNGDVDVDDLKAKIAAHTEQLSAIMITYPSTHGVYEHEVADICAAVHDAGGQVYVDGANLNALVGLARPGRFGGDVSHLNLHKTFCIPHGGGGPGVGPIGVRSHLAPFLPGHPAVPGLGGGGPVSAAPYGSASILPISWAYIRMMGARELRRASLTAIASANYIARRLDEYFPVLYTGENGMVAHECILDLRPLTKATGVTVDDVAKRLADYGFHAPTMSFPVAGTLMVEPTESENLAEIDEFCEAMISIRKEIDRVGSGEWPVDDNPLRGAPHTAHCLVTEWNHPYSRELAAYPRGTGRPKVWPSVRRIDGAHGDRNLVCSCPPLEAFA; via the coding sequence GTGACCGACGCCGAGAACCTGTCCTTCGCCGACCGTCATGTGGGGCCCGACGAGGGCGAGTTGGCCCGGATCCTCGACGTGGTGGGGGTCGCCGGCCTCGATCAGCTGGCAACGTCCGCCGTACCCGCAGCCATCCTCGACGGTGCGGAAGGCGGCATCCCCGACGGGCTCGCAGCGCTGCCCGCCCCGGTGGGAGAGCACGAAGCGCTGGCGGAACTGCGCTCGCTCGCCGAGAGCAACACCGTCGCCACGTCCATGATCGGCCTCGGCTACCACGACACGCTGACCCCGCCGGTACTGCTGCGGAACATCATCGAGAACCCGGCGTGGTACACCGCCTACACGCCCTATCAGCCGGAGATCAGCCAGGGCCGGCTCGAGGCGCTGCTCAACTTCCAGACCATGGTCGCCGACCTGACCGGCATGGAGATCGCGAACTCGTCGATGCTCGACGAGGCCACCGCGGCGGCGGAGGCCATGACCCTGCTGCGTCGCGCGAACAAGAACACCTCACCCCGTTTCGTCGTCGATGTCGACGTGTTCCCGCAGACCCGGGCGGTGCTGGCCACCCGGGCGGAGCCCCTCGGTATCGAGATCGTCGACGCCGATCTCACGGCCGGTCTTCCCGACGGCGAGTTCTTCGGCGTCCTCGCCCAGGTTCCGGGGTCATCCGGGCGACTCGTCGATCACCGCGACCTGGTCGCCGCCGCACACGAGCGCGGCGCGCTGGTCGCGGTCGGTGCAGATCTGCTGGCGCTGACGTTGATCACCCCGCCCGGCGAGTACGGCGCGGACACGTGTTTCGGCACGACCCAGCGCTTCGGCGTCCCGATGGGATTCGGTGGTCCGCACGCCGGGTACCTCGCGGTGCACGCCACACTGGCGCGCCAGCTGCCCGGGCGATTGGTCGGTGTGTCGGTGGACGCCGACGGCGACACCGCGTACCGGCTGGCGCTGCAGACCCGCGAACAGCACATCCGGCGTGAGAAGGCGACCAGCAACATCTGCACGGCTCAGGTGCTCCTGGCCGTGCTCGCCGCCATGTACGCGAGCTACCACGGGGCGGAGGGATTGAGGGCCATTGCCCAGCGGATCGCGAACCGCGCCGAGACCCTCGCGACCACACTGCGCGCGGCCGGGGTGGACGTGGTGCACGAGGCGTTCTTCGACACCGTCCTCACCCGCGTCCCCGGGCGCGCGGCGGACGTCGTGGCCGCGGCGAAGGACGCGGGAATCAACCTGCGCCACGTGGACGACGACCACGTCGGCATCGCGTGTGACGAAGCCACGACCGCAGCACACGTCACGGCGGTCGCCGCCGCGTTCGGGGCCGCCGGCGTCGCGAACGTGGGCGGCAACGCGGTTCCCGCCGCACTCGCCCGCACCACCGACTACCTCCGGCACGAGGCGTTCACGCGCTACCGCACCGAGACGGCGATGCTGCGCTACCTGCGCGCTCTGTCGGACAAGGACATCGCGCTGGACCGGAGCATGATCCCGCTCGGGTCCTGCACCATGAAGCTCAACGCCACCGCCGAGATGGAATCGATCACCTGGCCGGGTTTCGCGGGCCTGCACCCCTTCGCCCCCGAGTCGGACACGCCGGGAATCCGCCGGATCGTCGCCGACCTGGAGACGTGGCTGGCAGCGGTCACCGGCTACGACGCGGTCAGTATGCAGCCCAACGCGGGAAGCCAGGGGGAGTACGCCGGTCTGCTGGCGATCCGCGCCTACCACCTCAGCCGCGGTGACGATCACCGCGACGTCTGCCTGATCCCGTCCAGTGCGCACGGCACCAACGCCGCGTCCGCGGTGATGGCGGGGATGAAGGTCGTCGTGGTGGCCTGCCGGTCCAACGGCGATGTCGACGTCGACGATCTGAAGGCCAAGATCGCCGCGCACACCGAACAACTGTCCGCGATCATGATCACCTACCCGTCGACGCACGGTGTGTACGAGCATGAGGTCGCAGACATCTGTGCGGCGGTACACGATGCGGGTGGCCAGGTGTACGTGGACGGTGCCAACCTCAATGCGCTGGTGGGGCTCGCCCGGCCCGGCCGCTTCGGCGGGGACGTCAGCCACCTCAATCTGCACAAGACCTTCTGCATTCCGCACGGCGGCGGCGGTCCCGGTGTCGGCCCGATCGGCGTGCGCTCGCACCTCGCACCGTTCCTGCCGGGGCACCCGGCGGTGCCGGGACTCGGAGGCGGCGGCCCGGTGTCGGCGGCCCCGTACGGCAGCGCCTCGATCCTGCCGATCAGTTGGGCGTACATCCGGATGATGGGGGCCCGCGAGCTGCGCCGTGCGTCGTTGACCGCGATCGCGTCGGCGAACTACATCGCACGCCGTCTCGACGAGTACTTCCCCGTCCTCTACACCGGCGAGAACGGGATGGTGGCGCACGAGTGCATCCTCGATCTGCGTCCGCTCACCAAGGCCACGGGCGTGACGGTGGACGATGTCGCGAAGCGGCTCGCCGACTACGGCTTCCACGCGCCCACGATGAGCTTCCCGGTGGCGGGAACCCTGATGGTCGAGCCGACCGAGAGCGAGAACCTGGCCGAGATCGACGAGTTCTGCGAGGCGATGATCTCGATCCGCAAGGAGATCGACAGGGTCGGGTCCGGCGAGTGGCCGGTGGACGACAATCCGCTGCGCGGCGCGCCCCATACCGCGCACTGCCTGGTGACCGAGTGGAATCACCCGTACAGCCGGGAACTCGCGGCCTACCCGCGCGGAACGGGCCGTCCGAAGGTGTGGCCCTCGGTGCGGCGCATCGACGGCGCGCACGGCGATCGCAACCTGGTGTGCTCCTGCCCGCCGCTGGAGGCCTTCGCCTGA
- a CDS encoding DUF881 domain-containing protein — protein sequence MDRSDPTVRRNPVPSLLRSLMNEHLDPGYLAAAEDRDQAHTRTTRWSSGLWLALGAVLVGFVLAYAAVDAAERIPGTERERGELLTAVRDAENRAAAVEARRDELTPQVDAARTTVLAGDAEGAQVLAALREVESAAALEPVHGPGIVVTLTDPPPRPGLSDSSQRTVGDRAVVLDRDLQMVVNALWHDGAEAVAVDGVRVGPNVTIRQAGGAMLVDNRPVFSPYEVSAIGAQGPLQTGFVVSDAYLRMASVQQLYGIGFSVAQSDDIDLPAAPVRSLHEAYPAGER from the coding sequence ATGGATCGTTCCGACCCGACGGTGCGTCGCAACCCGGTGCCGTCGCTCCTGCGGTCGCTCATGAACGAGCACCTCGACCCGGGCTATCTCGCGGCGGCCGAGGACCGCGACCAGGCCCACACCCGCACCACCCGGTGGTCCTCCGGACTGTGGCTGGCGCTCGGGGCGGTGCTCGTCGGGTTCGTGCTCGCCTACGCGGCGGTCGACGCCGCCGAACGCATCCCCGGGACCGAGCGCGAGCGCGGCGAACTGCTCACGGCGGTGCGCGACGCCGAGAACAGGGCCGCGGCAGTGGAGGCACGCCGCGACGAGCTCACGCCCCAGGTCGATGCGGCTCGCACCACCGTCCTCGCCGGGGATGCGGAGGGTGCGCAGGTGCTCGCGGCGCTACGCGAGGTCGAGTCCGCAGCCGCGCTCGAACCCGTGCACGGGCCGGGGATCGTCGTCACTCTCACCGACCCGCCACCCCGGCCGGGACTGTCCGATTCGTCGCAGCGCACCGTCGGCGACCGGGCCGTCGTTCTCGATCGCGACCTGCAGATGGTCGTCAACGCCCTGTGGCACGACGGGGCGGAGGCGGTGGCCGTCGACGGGGTGCGGGTGGGACCGAACGTGACCATCCGCCAGGCCGGCGGCGCGATGCTGGTGGACAATCGGCCGGTGTTCTCGCCCTACGAGGTGTCGGCGATCGGGGCCCAGGGTCCCCTGCAGACCGGGTTCGTGGTCAGTGACGCCTATCTGCGCATGGCGAGTGTGCAACAGCTGTACGGAATCGGATTCTCGGTCGCACAGAGCGACGACATCGACCTGCCGGCCGCGCCGGTCCGGTCGCTGCACGAGGCATACCCAGCGGGGGAGCGTTGA
- a CDS encoding DUF881 domain-containing protein: MSSEGKHELHTDSSGSRRSHAVFAIIAALLLGGLGVAIATQVKTTGSGDALDSASPADLLVVLDTVNQREAALRQQVSGLEQTLNELQQGGGPQAALDQARARLTSLSIQIGTVPAAGPGISMTVTDPSSGVGPDVILDLLQELRAAGAEAIEIRGDDGAALRVGVDSWVAGAAGRLEVDGQVLTSPYGVVAIGDPPTLAAALNIPGGVVDHVSRSGGRITIEQSGQLTVAALREIEPRQYAQPGN, encoded by the coding sequence ATGAGCAGCGAGGGCAAGCACGAACTGCACACGGACTCCTCGGGTTCGCGTCGCTCACACGCGGTCTTCGCGATCATCGCGGCGCTGCTGCTGGGTGGGCTGGGCGTCGCGATCGCGACACAGGTCAAGACCACCGGCTCCGGGGACGCCCTCGACTCGGCGAGCCCGGCGGATCTGCTGGTGGTGCTGGACACCGTGAACCAGCGGGAAGCGGCGCTGCGGCAACAGGTTTCCGGCCTCGAGCAGACGCTGAACGAACTACAGCAGGGCGGCGGCCCGCAAGCGGCGCTCGACCAGGCACGGGCCCGGCTGACGTCGTTGTCGATCCAGATCGGGACCGTACCGGCGGCCGGTCCGGGGATCTCGATGACCGTGACCGATCCGAGCAGCGGAGTCGGGCCCGATGTGATTCTCGACCTACTCCAGGAACTGCGCGCGGCGGGAGCCGAGGCCATCGAGATCCGAGGTGACGACGGAGCCGCACTCCGGGTCGGAGTGGACTCGTGGGTGGCCGGCGCGGCCGGGCGTCTCGAGGTGGACGGCCAGGTGCTGACCTCGCCGTACGGCGTTGTCGCGATCGGTGATCCGCCCACACTGGCAGCCGCGCTCAACATTCCCGGCGGTGTCGTCGATCACGTCTCCCGCAGCGGCGGGCGCATCACCATCGAACAGTCGGGCCAGCTCACCGTCGCCGCCTTGCGGGAGATCGAACCGCGCCAATACGCTCAGCCCGGAAACTGA
- a CDS encoding small basic family protein, producing the protein MKVGSAVYGLAALVVGIVLGVVFSPNVPDAVQPYLPIAVVAALDAVFGGLRAYLDEIFDAKVFVVSFVFNVLVAALIVWLGDQLGVGTQLSTAIVVVLGIRIFGNAAALRRRLFGA; encoded by the coding sequence ATGAAGGTCGGCTCGGCGGTCTACGGACTCGCCGCTCTGGTCGTCGGCATCGTCCTCGGGGTGGTGTTCAGCCCGAACGTTCCCGACGCGGTGCAGCCCTATCTTCCGATCGCGGTCGTCGCGGCCCTCGACGCCGTGTTCGGCGGTCTGCGCGCATACCTCGACGAGATCTTCGACGCCAAGGTGTTCGTGGTCTCGTTCGTCTTCAACGTGTTGGTCGCGGCGCTCATCGTGTGGCTGGGTGACCAGCTGGGCGTCGGAACGCAGTTGTCGACGGCCATCGTGGTGGTGCTCGGGATCCGGATCTTCGGCAACGCCGCGGCCCTGCGTCGACGACTGTTCGGGGCGTGA
- a CDS encoding NUDIX hydrolase: MTSNVSGTSPLDRDRLSRTLAEFAPRTVEPDGRRAASVVLAVMRDAAGGYVLPLTMRPGSMRAHAGQFALPGGSVDPGETAADAARRELAEELGVAVTPSEVLGRLDDYVTRSGFVITPFVVWTDQRIEDAEPNPAEVHTVFAVTPDELDVDPRFARIEQSPRPVIQWPFRGHLVHAPTGAVIHQFREVALHGRHTRVDEYEQPVFAWR; this comes from the coding sequence ATGACGTCGAACGTATCCGGCACCTCTCCACTCGACCGGGACAGGTTGAGCCGGACGCTGGCGGAATTCGCGCCACGGACGGTGGAGCCGGACGGGCGCCGCGCCGCATCGGTGGTGCTCGCGGTGATGCGGGATGCGGCGGGCGGGTATGTCCTGCCCCTCACCATGAGGCCGGGATCGATGCGCGCTCACGCCGGACAGTTCGCCCTGCCCGGCGGCAGCGTCGACCCGGGGGAGACCGCCGCGGACGCCGCCCGCCGTGAGCTGGCCGAGGAACTCGGTGTCGCCGTCACCCCTTCCGAGGTGCTCGGACGGCTCGACGACTACGTCACCCGCTCCGGATTCGTCATCACCCCGTTCGTCGTGTGGACCGATCAGCGGATCGAGGACGCCGAGCCGAATCCGGCCGAGGTGCACACGGTGTTCGCGGTCACCCCGGACGAACTCGACGTCGACCCGCGGTTCGCTCGCATCGAACAATCGCCGCGGCCGGTGATCCAGTGGCCGTTCCGTGGGCACCTGGTCCACGCGCCGACCGGCGCCGTGATCCACCAGTTCCGCGAGGTGGCGCTGCACGGCCGACACACCCGGGTCGACGAATACGAGCAGCCGGTGTTCGCCTGGCGCTGA
- the ftsR gene encoding transcriptional regulator FtsR, with amino-acid sequence MTAVRQPAQSGMSIGTVLDRLRPDFPDVTISKIRFLEAEGLISPERTPSGYRRFSVADCERLRYVLTAQRDQYLPLKVIKEQLEAIDRGAATVGAVDAAPRRPRALAIAPGEISPEEFRAQREVRISREDLLERSGVDEKFLTELIRGGLVVPGAAGFFGEDAVTLTRTAKAMSEFGLEVRHLRAFKLAADREAGLVAQIAGPVAKGRDAGARDRAEEMVRELAALSLTLHTCLVKSAVRGALDR; translated from the coding sequence GTGACCGCCGTGCGGCAGCCGGCGCAGTCGGGGATGTCGATCGGTACCGTCCTGGACCGGTTGCGCCCCGACTTCCCGGACGTCACGATCTCGAAGATCCGCTTTCTCGAGGCGGAGGGGCTCATCAGCCCGGAGCGGACGCCGTCGGGCTACCGGAGGTTCTCGGTCGCCGACTGCGAGCGTCTGCGCTACGTGCTCACCGCCCAACGGGATCAGTACCTGCCGCTGAAGGTCATCAAGGAACAGCTCGAGGCGATCGACCGCGGAGCCGCGACGGTCGGTGCCGTCGATGCGGCACCGCGGCGCCCGCGGGCGCTGGCGATCGCCCCCGGTGAGATCTCGCCGGAGGAGTTCCGTGCGCAGCGCGAGGTCCGCATCTCTCGGGAGGATCTGCTCGAGCGGTCCGGGGTGGACGAGAAGTTCCTCACCGAGCTGATCCGGGGCGGCCTCGTCGTTCCGGGTGCTGCGGGATTCTTCGGCGAGGACGCCGTGACGCTCACGCGGACCGCCAAGGCGATGTCCGAGTTCGGCCTCGAGGTCCGGCATCTGCGCGCGTTCAAGCTCGCCGCAGACCGCGAGGCGGGGCTGGTCGCCCAGATCGCCGGCCCCGTCGCGAAGGGACGCGATGCGGGTGCCCGGGACCGCGCCGAGGAAATGGTTCGGGAGCTCGCGGCGCTGTCGCTGACGCTGCACACCTGTCTCGTGAAGTCCGCGGTGCGGGGTGCGCTCGACCGCTGA
- the gcvH gene encoding glycine cleavage system protein GcvH: MSELDIPADLRYTAEHEWVKRTGPTTVRVGITDFAQSQLGDVVFVQLPAEKESVTAGDSFGEVESTKSVSDIYAPLTGTVAAVNAALDASPELVNSGPYGDGWLVELEVADEATLDAALAGTLDAAGYEEITNG; encoded by the coding sequence GTGAGTGAGCTCGACATCCCCGCCGACCTGCGTTACACGGCGGAACACGAATGGGTGAAGCGCACCGGTCCGACCACGGTGCGGGTCGGAATCACCGACTTCGCGCAGTCCCAGCTCGGCGACGTCGTGTTCGTTCAGCTTCCCGCGGAGAAGGAGTCGGTGACGGCGGGCGACTCGTTCGGCGAGGTCGAGTCCACCAAAAGCGTCTCCGACATCTATGCGCCGCTCACCGGCACCGTCGCGGCGGTGAACGCGGCCCTCGACGCCAGTCCCGAACTGGTCAACTCGGGCCCGTACGGAGACGGGTGGCTCGTGGAACTCGAGGTGGCCGACGAGGCCACGCTGGACGCGGCTCTGGCGGGCACGCTCGACGCCGCTGGTTACGAAGAGATAACGAACGGATAG
- a CDS encoding CDP-alcohol phosphatidyltransferase family protein, with protein MGSVEPEIVRSDRIATVPNALSALRLVGVPLFAYLLLVQHADGWALILLVASGATDWLDGKLARLLNQSSKLGALLDPFVDRLYVVVTLVAFVARDFIPWWLAVILVGRDLILACTLPIYRRRGLPPPDVIYLGKAATFALMCGLPMVLGAQLDFAGAGIARAWGFAFLIWGTALYVWTGIVYLLEARVVARTVPVTGREAQ; from the coding sequence GTGGGTTCGGTGGAGCCGGAGATCGTGCGTTCCGACCGCATCGCGACGGTTCCCAACGCGCTCAGCGCGCTCCGGCTTGTCGGGGTGCCGCTGTTCGCCTACCTGCTCCTCGTCCAGCACGCCGACGGGTGGGCGCTGATCCTCCTGGTCGCGAGCGGTGCCACCGACTGGCTGGACGGCAAGCTCGCCCGGTTGCTGAACCAGTCCTCGAAACTCGGTGCCCTGCTCGATCCGTTCGTCGACCGGCTCTACGTCGTCGTCACGCTGGTGGCGTTCGTCGCCCGGGACTTCATCCCCTGGTGGCTGGCCGTGATCCTCGTCGGACGCGACCTGATCCTGGCCTGCACTCTGCCGATCTACCGGCGCCGGGGACTTCCGCCCCCGGACGTGATCTACCTCGGCAAGGCCGCGACGTTCGCACTCATGTGTGGGCTCCCGATGGTGCTCGGGGCACAACTCGACTTCGCCGGTGCGGGGATCGCCCGGGCGTGGGGATTCGCCTTCCTGATCTGGGGGACGGCGCTGTACGTCTGGACCGGGATCGTCTATCTCCTCGAGGCCCGCGTGGTCGCCAGGACGGTTCCGGTCACCGGGCGGGAAGCGCAGTGA
- a CDS encoding MerR family transcriptional regulator: protein MGERPQDQELDPRLDGRVEPAPSGVTPDSEDIQPGLFPDDSVPDDLVGYRVPSACQIAGITYRQLDYWARTGLVVPSIRGAAGSGSQRLYSFKDILVLKIVKRLLDTGISLQNIRVAVDHLRSRGVRDLARITLFSDGTTVYECTSAEEVVDLLQGGQGVFGIAVSGAMRELTGTIAAFPAERADGGETEQAPEDELSSRRRNRANRKTG from the coding sequence GTGGGAGAGCGGCCGCAGGACCAGGAGCTGGATCCGAGGCTCGACGGACGTGTCGAGCCCGCGCCGAGCGGTGTCACGCCGGACAGCGAGGACATCCAACCCGGTCTCTTCCCGGACGATTCGGTTCCTGATGACCTGGTCGGCTACCGGGTGCCCAGCGCCTGCCAGATCGCCGGCATCACCTACCGTCAACTGGACTACTGGGCTCGCACCGGGCTCGTCGTGCCCTCGATTCGTGGGGCGGCCGGCTCGGGAAGCCAGCGCTTGTACTCGTTCAAGGACATCCTCGTCCTCAAGATCGTGAAGAGACTGCTCGACACCGGGATCTCCCTGCAGAACATCCGCGTCGCGGTCGATCATCTGCGCAGCCGGGGTGTGCGGGACCTGGCCAGGATCACCCTCTTCTCCGACGGCACCACCGTCTACGAGTGCACGTCCGCGGAAGAGGTCGTGGATCTGCTGCAGGGTGGTCAGGGCGTGTTCGGGATCGCGGTGAGCGGCGCGATGCGCGAGTTGACCGGGACGATCGCCGCATTCCCCGCCGAGCGCGCCGACGGCGGCGAGACGGAGCAGGCACCGGAGGACGAGTTGTCCTCGCGGCGGCGCAACCGCGCGAACCGCAAGACCGGATAG
- a CDS encoding bifunctional nuclease family protein — protein sequence MSEMHVIGVRVEQPQNQPVLLLRESNGDRYLPIWIGQTEATAIALEQQGVEPARPLTHDLIKNMIELFGRSLLEVRIVDLQEGTFYADLVFDGDTKLSARPSDSVAIALRAGVPIFAEESVLAEAGLVMPDEREDEVEKFKEFLESVSPDDFKATDG from the coding sequence ATGAGCGAAATGCACGTGATCGGAGTCCGCGTCGAGCAACCGCAGAACCAGCCGGTACTGCTTCTGCGGGAGTCGAACGGGGATCGCTACCTGCCCATCTGGATCGGTCAGACGGAGGCCACGGCGATCGCCCTCGAACAGCAGGGCGTCGAACCCGCACGGCCGCTCACCCACGACTTGATCAAGAACATGATCGAACTGTTCGGCCGCAGCCTGCTCGAAGTCCGCATCGTCGATCTCCAGGAAGGCACGTTCTATGCGGACCTGGTCTTCGACGGTGACACGAAGCTGTCGGCGCGGCCCTCGGATTCGGTGGCTATCGCGCTCCGAGCGGGTGTTCCCATCTTCGCGGAGGAATCGGTCCTCGCCGAGGCAGGTCTGGTGATGCCGGACGAGCGCGAGGACGAGGTCGAAAAGTTCAAAGAGTTCCTCGAATCCGTGTCGCCGGACGATTTCAAGGCCACCGACGGATAG